A single Anopheles maculipalpis chromosome 3RL, idAnoMacuDA_375_x, whole genome shotgun sequence DNA region contains:
- the LOC126564060 gene encoding apoptotic chromatin condensation inducer in the nucleus, which translates to MRRKTSGSVSTPEKSTPRRSTRGRVRRSPSKSPEPEPDTDEREYGASAQDEEKNSSSEEETTSRKGGARGRGARGRSTPSRRKTEDTPPPSRTRRNSRREKETLEEQPVLEPDAREGVEENGAESKAAPDVEQPDAAVLATTEEVMEPIPEETAEELQSSDTVEERNVVQDEPDGTVRDGDREREERSESPLAKREDSETEPKASEETTVEKVSHTNGDEEEKVEEERDKGNGRRNVNEPEDARDDSKAVVNNRSRTRQESESNESGPEEEQKDEEEEEDDPRAAKRNDRDTKQQKRVAPAEESMDADGATSGTEEESKDADSMLKDSKESDRSKRDTDTTPPNQSQDVVAPPAKDDPNEDELEAGEIKDTDPGASESNANEESAVKEAPRIRPLQRKRRWLSSKNADSKPTVITISTDSLKNIISDVKPVPLADVKLESSPEPEGADEATSADENEKDRTKHKLRESNESSTQLQQQQALPQRRRLSKSAEKENIAVEGTDADTNGGESTTVLAKQKPTVAEKITLSRKISIVSDDGSTVGTTAPVVRPPSPAKHLTSNILYITNLVRPFTVLQLKGLLARTGKIVENGFWIDKIKSKCYVKYETEDEATETRHALHGIRWPVSNPKCLVVDFGSEEAMDKAILSTLEDGALRATMEGAKEGKEFGWSRDATKKEETVRRVREWDLGKKDAFDPERDGRGAGRDREVAGLTDKDKMADRTGRDRERGRETEEGQRDGRGNPARPDGGAPGDRSLERKRSAEREFGRERRRSTSVSPARKFKKKENEPPIRLLDDLFRKTKTTPCIYWLPLTTEQIAIKEEQRRKNMAEHQRRLEEQRKQEEERDRERKRERERRDRERERERERDRERDRERDRERDRERRRSRSRERSRGDDGGGGGGGSRRRHR; encoded by the exons ATGCGTCGCAAAACGAGCGGCAGTGTAAGTACGCCGGAAAAATCCACCCCACGTCGTTCCACGCGTGGCCGTGTCCGGCGTTCACCGTCGAAATCGCCCGAACCAGAACCGGATACCGATGAGCGGGAGTACGGTGCTAGTGCGCAGGATGAGGAGAAAAACAGTAGCTCGGAGGAAGAAACTACTAGCCGCAAGGGTGGTGCGAGAGGTCGTGGAGCACGCGGCAGAAGTACACCATCACGGCGCAAAACGGAAGATACACCACCACCGTCCCGCACCCGGCGTAATAGTCGCCGTGAGAAGGAGACGCTGGAAGAGCAACCCGTACTCGAGCCGGATGCACGGGAAGGGGTAGAAGAAAATGGTGCTGAGAGTAAAGCAGCGCCGGACGTCGAGCAGCCAGATGCGGCTGTCTTGGCAACGACGGAAGAGGTGATGGAACCGATTCCGGAAGAGACTGCCGAAGAGCTGCAATCGTCCGATACGGTTGAAGAACGGAACGTTGTACAGGACGAACCGGATGGAACTGTACGTGACGGCGACAGAGAGCGCGAGGAAAGGAGCGAAAGTCCACTTGCCAAGCGTGAGGATTCGGAAACAGAGCCGAAAGCATCAGAAGAAACCACCGTAGAAAAGGTAAGTCATACAAATGGTGATGAAGAGGAGAAGGTGGAAGAAGAAAGGGATAAAGGCAACGGCAGGCGCAATGTAAATGAACCGGAAGATGCTCGCGATGATAGCAAAGCGGTCGTTAACAATCGTTCTCGAACAAGGCAAGAAAGCGAATCCAACGAAAGTGGaccagaagaagaacaaaaggatgaggaggaggaggaggacgatcCGAGAGCGGCAAAAAGAAATGACAGAGACACGAAGCAACAGAAACGCGTTGCACCGGCGGAAGAATCAATGGATGCAGATGGTGCCACGTCAGGTACGGAAGAGGAATCGAAAGATGCTGATTCTATGCTAAAGGATTCTAAAGAATCGGATCGTTCAAAGAGGGATACAGACACAACGCCACCAAATCAGTCACAAGATGTGGTGGCGCCCCCTGCCAAGGACGATCCGAACGAGGACGAATTAGAAGCGGGTGAAATAAAAGACACCGATCCGGGTGCGTCCGAGTCGAACGCCAATGAGGAAAGCGCGGTAAAGGAAGCACCTCGTATTAGACCCCTTCAGCGTAAACGGCGCTGGCTTTCGTCGAAAAATGCCGATAGCAAACCGACCGTCATTACCATATCGACGgattcattaaaaaatataatttccgACGTTAAACCCGTTCCGTTGGCGGATGTGAAACTTGAATCCTCGCCGGAACCGGAAGGTGCCGATGAAGCGACTAGTGcggatgaaaacgaaaaagatcGCACCAAACACAAGCTTCGTGAGTCGAACGAATCGTCCACacaactacaacaacagcaagcatTGCCACAAAGACGACGCTTATCGAAATCCGCCGAAAAGGAGAATATCGCTGTCGAAGGAACCGATGCCGATACCAATGGTGGTGAGTCAACCACGGTGTTGGCAAAACAGAAACCTACAGTGGCTGAAAAGATCACCCTGTCCCGCAAGATCAGTATCGTAAGCGATGATGGAAGTACGGTGGGAACGACGGCACCAGTCGTAAGACCACCCAGTCCTGCAAAGCACCTTACGAGCAATATATTGTACATTACAAACCTGGTCCGACCGTTTACTGTGCTGCAGCTGAAGGGGTTGCTTGCGCGGACGGGCAAAATTGTAGAGAATGGATTCTGGATagataaaatcaaatcaaaatgcTACGTCAAGTACGAAACGGAAGA TGAAGCAACAGAAACGCGTCACGCTCTTCACGGTATCCGTTGGCCGGTTTCCAATCCGAAGTGTTTGGTGGTAGACTTCGGCAGTGAAGAAGCGATGGATAAGGCCATTCTTTCGACCCTCGAGGATGGTGCACTTCGGGCTACTATGGAGGGTGCGAAGGAGGGTAAAGAGTTCGGATGGTCGCGTGATGCTACAAAGAAGGAGGAG ACTGTGCGTCGCGTACGTGAATGGGATCTTGGCAAGAAGGATGCGTTTGATCCGGAACGTGATGGCAGAGGAGCAGGACGTGATCGTGAGGTTGCTGGATTGACTGACAAGGACAAGATGGCGGATCGGACTGGACGGGATCGGGAGCGGGGACGTGAAACAGAGGAAGGACAGCGTGATGGAAGAGGCAACCCGGCCCGACCCGACGGAGGAGCCCCCGGTGATCGCAGCCTAGAACGGAAACGATCAGCGGAACGTGAATTCGGACGGGAAAGAAGACGCAGCACGAGTGTATCACCAG CGcgaaaattcaaaaagaaggaaaacgaacCTCCGATAAGACTGTTGGATGATTTGTtcagaaaaaccaaaaccacacCATGCATATACTGGTTACCGCTGACAACTGAACAG ATCGCTATAAAGGAAGAGCAGCGGCGCAAAAATATGGCCGAACATCAGCGCCGTCTCGAGGAGCAGCGAAAGCAGGAGGAAGAGCGAGACCGTGAACGGAAGCGCGAACGGGAACGGCGCGATCGGGAACGGGAGCGTGAACGCGAACGGGATCGTGAGCGTGATCGCGAACGTGATCGGGAACGTGATCGCGAACGCCGTCGGTCGCGCTCCCGGGAACGCAGCCGTGgtgacgatggtggtggtggtggtggtggtagccgACGAAGGCACAGATAA
- the LOC126564200 gene encoding engulfment and cell motility protein 1, which translates to MLPKNSKMPAIKDSHIVKIAVEYVDNTPQMYPQLIEFDQRQPLSAIIQNLCSSWGIPDAESYALQFDGINYVTEKNRNEVKNGTVLKLRFSPSKTTNDILEKLRSGTDDEKVAELKELQVLSADNTFALEFIKEQGLRLIIALIEDQECEERILNLALCSFVQLMEHGTISWDILEPSFIMRNVAFINTPSKPEIIQSALSILENIVQSSNKYGLVEKEIPLEALLKLLRDATRTQVQQNAIALLNALFIKADDAKRRLLAATLGSKHYRSVINSVITPSMGAEMAHQLYVLQTLTLGLLEQRMKTAMDVQDQDAQEKIKELRRIAFEADGVDPMPDVTARRQHGSSYSSHYKKLGFKCDINPAQDFFETPPGTLALDCMIYFARNYTQSYTKVVHENSCRADEHECPFGRTSIELVKVLCDIFRIGESPSEQGQEFYPMFFTHDHPFEEFFCICIVVLNKTWKDMRATTEDFVKVFSVVREQIVRSIVGRPASLEDFKAKIHTFTYNTITTLRQQERTSREECESTASAIVSLKKKITPEIKALIKEQRLGYLIVGTRFCKYSGGKRERDKYWYVRLSPNHKVIHYGDCDEKTVPTLEELSNKLAVIDIRQMLVGKECPHMKEMRSKKASTPLGFSLVPESSEQPTLDFIAPDEATFNYWTDGINALLGQPMTSKQQEEDFETLLSMEIKLRLLDTEGVDISKDPPSIPPEPENYDFCFDS; encoded by the coding sequence ATGTTGccgaaaaacagcaaaatgcCAGCAATTAAGGATAGTCACATCGTGAAGATTGCGGTCGAGTATGTGGACAACACACCGCAGATGTATCCACAGCTGATCGAATTCGACCAGCGGCAACCGCTCAGTGCGATCATACAGAATCTGTGCAGTTCGTGGGGCATACCGGATGCGGAAAGTTATGCGCTCCAGTTCGATGGTATCAATTACGTGACGGAGAAGAACCGGAACGAGGTAAAAAATGGAACAGTACTAAAGTTACGCTTTTCACCATCGAAAACAACGAACGACATATTGGAAAAGTTGCGTAGCGGAACGGATGATGAGAAGGTAGCGGAACTGAAGGAGCTGCAGGTGCTGAGTGCGGACAATACGTTTGCGTTGGAGTTTATTAAGGAGCAAGGATTGCGGTTGATAATTGCGCTGATTGAGGATCAGGAGTGTGAGGAGCGTATCCTTAATTTGGCACTTTGCTCGTTCGTACAGCTAATGGAGCATGGTACGATTTCGTGGGACATTCTGGAGCCGTCGTTTATTATGCGCAATGTGGCGTTCATAAATACGCCCTCGAAGCCGGAAATCATTCAATCGGCTCTTTCGATTCTGGAGAACATAGTGCAGAGCAGTAACAAGTATGGGCTGGTGGAGAAGGAAATCCCGCTGGAAGCTTTGCTGAAGCTGCTGCGCGATGCAACCCGAACGCAGGTGCAGCAGAATGCAATTGCTTTGCTGAATGCACTTTTTATTAAGGCGGACGATGCAAAGAGACGTTTGCTGGCGGCGACGCTCGGTTCGAAACATTATCGGAGTGTGATTAATAGTGTTATAACGCCTTCGATGGGTGCCGAGATGGCACATCAGCTTTATGTGTTGCAGACGCTCACGTTGGGACTGTTGGAGCAACGGATGAAAACCGCCATGGATGTACAGGACCAAGACGCGCAGGAGAAAATTAAGGAACTGCGTCGTATCGCGTTCGAAGCGGACGGTGTTGATCCGATGCCAGACGTTACGGCACGCCGTCAACACGGTTCGTCCTACTCGAGCCACTACAAGAAGCTTGGCTTCAAGTGTGACATCAATCCGGCACAGGATTTCTTCGAAACACCGCCCGGAACGTTGGCACTCGATTGTATGATCTACTTCGCACGCAATTACACGCAGAGCTACACGAAAGTGGTGCATGAAAATAGTTGCCGGGCGGATGAGCACGAGTGTCCGTTTGGGCGTACGAGCATCGAGCTGGTAAAGGTGCTGTGTGACATTTTCCGCATTGGCGAATCACCTTCGGAGCAGGGACAAGAGTTTTATCCGATGTTTTTCACTCACGACCATCCGTTTGAGGAGTTTTTCTGCATCTGTATCGTGGTGCTGAACAAAACGTGGAAGGATATGCGCGCCACTACGGAAGATTTCGTGAAGGTGTTCTCGGTCGTGCGGGAACAGATCGTACGGAGCATCGTTGGACGTCCGGCAAGTTTGGAAGATTTTAAGGCAAAGATTCACACATTTACGTACAATACGATCACGACGCTACGCCAGCAGGAACGTACTTCACGCGAGGAATGCGAATCAACGGCATCCGCCATCGTTAgcttgaagaagaaaatcacCCCGGAAATAAAAGCCCTCATCAAGGAGCAACGGCTCGGATACCTTATCGTCGGTACACGGTTCTGCAAGTATTCGGGCGGTAAGCGCGAACGAGACAAGTACTGGTACGTGCGACTCTCACCCAACCACAAGGTAATCCACTATGGGGATTGTGACGAAAAAACGGTTCCGACTCTAGAGGAACTTTCCAACAAGCTAGCCGTTATCGATATTCGCCAAATGCTGGTGGGGAAAGAATGTCCCCACATGAAGGAAATGCGCTCGAAAAAAGCATCAACACCGCTCGGATTTTCACTCGTCCCGGAAAGCAGCGAACAACCGACGCTAGACTTTATCGCACCGGACGAGGCAACGTTTAACTACTGGACGGATGGAATTAATGCACTGCTCGGTCAGCCGATGACGAGCAAGCAGCAGGAAGAAGACTTTGAAACGTTACTTTCGATGGAGATAAAGCTCCGACTGCTCGACACCGAAGGGGTGGACATTTCCAAGGATCCACCGTCGATTCCACCCGAGCCGGAGAATTACGATTTTTGCTTCGATAGCTAA
- the LOC126564083 gene encoding villin-like protein quail isoform X2 → MQILDINQKDFDQKRPVYEDIKIDTAFRKISPRSIGFHIWRIQNDHVETLPKDQYGTFFDECTYIIYAASLTGTACDKSTISREIKTPGAAIERNIHFWLGTNITSERSKSAAYKIIELDLHLDHKTTQFRESQGHEGIRFLSYFKDDGILVHSGTDASSTPTEPRLYQISGTAPQRCIQQKTISWQCFNSGQIMILQTAAIVFVWIGRSTGSVERIFGIRMGERLQKLHTIAELAIVDDGYEQSMSIGRKDVWNGYLNLAKRFVKPIPLTPTVADALLKLYQCDTVNGVFRVELVKTGTLEQSDLYGRDSIYIVDYFPSAIWIWIGRSSHKQNRAEAMRHVRGYVIKKGYPSSTPVARVIDGLEPAEFISLFPTWLSADINGNTVKGLSEKFDALTLIQRPRMAAKIQLMDDGSGDMTVYQIGIDEVKEIPNKYAKTFYSGNCYAVHYEVACSTENANGSLPNSIRNVVYLWCGLNAPPQHRTIGEGFLNDLCDHLKKNVVQIRITEGMEPPHFLQIFKGALIVLNAQDSSLEQGGGVVNIRKYPTSFVLKVVGNTTYTCKAVQVSSKTLYYPEDCYILKAPDNEVWIWCGQYSTGDSREMAKSIASQLGEYNLVMEGNETDEFFNSVGEKFLKQLKKTTAAGNIIMPVVQMNVAQTWDHSVIGLYRCQLHVEGKPTLRQIFGFTQQDLRPDSIFLLDAGNIVYVWVGDQTLPEERIQCWDLAKQLIASHPVQRDTAMPIATVRQGEEPITFVGFFDSWDKKYYETCVLYENLRTAIEYPNGVGIPGAPIPVPRSSVRSDDGSSDDFDRYQKYPLDMLRGDPANLPASINPTRKEIHLTHDDFVTVFSMTYHEFEELPKWKQVELKKQKKLF, encoded by the exons ATGCAGATACTGGATATTAATCAGAAAGACTTT GATCAGAAGCGTCCGGTGTACGAGGACATCAAAATTGATACCGCGTTCCGGAAGATAAGTCCACGCTCGATCGGGTTTCACATCTGGCGCATCCAGAACGATCATGTAGAAACTCTGCCGAAGGATCAGTATGGGACGTTCTTCGACGAGTGTACGTACATCATCTATGCCGCTTCACTAACAGGAACTGCGTGCGATAAGAGCACAATC AGTCGTGAAATCAAAACACCTGGCGCAGCAATCGAACGCAACATTCACTTCTGGCTCGGTACCAACATTACCTCGGAACGATCCAAATCTGCGGCGTACAAGATCATAGAGCTTGATCTGCATCTCGATCACAAAACTACTCAGTTTCGCGAATCACAAGGCCACGAGGGGATACGCTTTCTGTCGTACTTCAAGGACGATGGCATCCT TGTACATTCCGGAACCGATGCATCCTCAACACCAACCGAACCACGCCTGTATCAAATCTCCGGCACAGCACCACAGCGCTGCATCCAGCAGAAAACGATCAGCTGGCAATGTTTCAACAGTGGTCAGATTATGATCCTCCAGACCGCAGCCATTGTGTTCGTGTGGATCGGTCGCTCCACTGGCTCGGTGGAACGGATCTTTGGCATCAGGATGGGAGAACGATTGCAAAAGTTGCACACGATTGCCGAGCTTGCCATCGTTGACGATGGTTACGAACAGTCGATGAGTATCGGCCGAAAGGATGTTTGGAATGGATATCTAAATCTGGCCAAACGTTTCGTAAAGCCGATACCGCTTACACCGACCGTTGCCGATGCGCTGCTAAAGCTTTACCAGTGTGACACCGTCAATGGAGTGTTTCGTGTGGAGTTAGTTAAAACGGGCACACTGGAGCAAAGCGATCTGTACGGTAGGGATAGTATCTACATCGTAGATTACTTCCCCAGCGCGATCTGGATCTGGATCGGACGTAGTTCGCACAAGCAAAACCGTGCTGAAGCGATGCGTCACGTACGTGGCTATGTGATCAAGAAGGGTTACCCATCCAGCACACCGGTAGCGCGCGTGATCGATGGGCTGGAACCGGCCGAGTTCATTAGTCTGTTTCCTACCTGGCTCAGTGCGGATATTAACGGAAACACGGTGAAAGGTTTGTCGGAAAAGTTTGATGCACTTACGCTAATACAGCGTCCCCGGATGGCGGCAAAGATACAGCTGATGGATGATGGGTCCGGTGATATGACCGTGTACCAGATTGGAATTGATGAGGTAAAAGAGATTCCGAACAAGTACGCCAAAACGTTCTACTCGGGAAATTGTTACGCCGTCCATTATGAGGTCGCATGCAGTACGGAGAATGCAAACGGTTCACTGCCAAATTCGATCCGTAATGTGGTTTATTTATGGTGTGGATTGAACGCTCCTCCACAGCATCGTACCATCGGGGAAGGCTTTCTGAATGATTTGTGCGATCATTTGAAAAAGAACGTTGTGCAGATCCGCATAACGGAGGGTATGGAACCGCCTCACTTTTTGCAGATTTTTAAAGGTGCTCTGATTGTGCTAAATGCCCAAGATTCAAGTCTCGAGCAGGGTGGAGGCGTTGTGAATATCCGCAAGTACCCGACAAGCTTCGTGCTGAAGGTGGTAGGCAATACGACGTACACGTGCAAAGCGGTACAGGTTTCCAGCAAGACACTGTACTATCCGGAAGATTGCTACATCCTTAAAGCGCCCGATAATGAAGTTTGGATCTGGTGCGGTCAGTACTCGACGGGAGATTCGCGTGAAATGGCTAAATCGATCGCTTCCCAGCTTGGCGAGTACAATCTCGTAATGGAGGGTAACGAAACGGACGAGTTCTTCAACTCGGTCGGTGAGAAGTTCCTGAAGCAGCTGAAGAAAACGACCGCGGCCGGTAACATTATAATGCCGGTGGTACAGATGAATGTGGCCCAAACGTGGGATCATTCGGTCATTGGGCTGTATCGCTGTCAGCTGCACGTGGAAGGAAAACCAACGTTGAGACAAATCTTTGGCTTTACACAGCAAGATCTAAGGCCAGACAGTATCTTTCTGCTCGATGCCGGTAACATCGTCTACGTGTGGGTTGGAGATCAAACGCTACCCGAAGAGCGTATCCAGTGTTGGGATCTGGCTAAGCAACTTATTGCCTCGCATCCGGTACAGCGAGATACGGCCATGCCGATTGCAACGGTTCGCCAGGGTGAGGAACCGATTACGTTCGTTGGATTCTTTGATAGCTGGGACAAGAAGTATTACGAG ACATGTGTCCTGTATGAAAATCTTCGTACCGCGATCGAATATCCCAATGGTGTCGGTATTCCCGGTGCACCCATACCCGTACCCCGTTCATCCGTCCGAAGCGACGATGGAAGTAGTGATGATTTCGATCGATACCAAAAGTACCCGCTCGATATGCTGCGAGGTGATCCGGCAAACTTACCAGCCAGTATCAATCCGACGCGCAAAGAGATTCATCTGACGCACGACGACTTTGTGACGGTGTTCAGCATGACGTACCACGAGTTTGAGGAGCTGCCCAAGTGGAAGCAGGTCGAgctgaagaagcagaagaaattgttttaa
- the LOC126564083 gene encoding villin-like protein quail isoform X1: MYHEPKMINSSTFQDQKRPVYEDIKIDTAFRKISPRSIGFHIWRIQNDHVETLPKDQYGTFFDECTYIIYAASLTGTACDKSTISREIKTPGAAIERNIHFWLGTNITSERSKSAAYKIIELDLHLDHKTTQFRESQGHEGIRFLSYFKDDGILVHSGTDASSTPTEPRLYQISGTAPQRCIQQKTISWQCFNSGQIMILQTAAIVFVWIGRSTGSVERIFGIRMGERLQKLHTIAELAIVDDGYEQSMSIGRKDVWNGYLNLAKRFVKPIPLTPTVADALLKLYQCDTVNGVFRVELVKTGTLEQSDLYGRDSIYIVDYFPSAIWIWIGRSSHKQNRAEAMRHVRGYVIKKGYPSSTPVARVIDGLEPAEFISLFPTWLSADINGNTVKGLSEKFDALTLIQRPRMAAKIQLMDDGSGDMTVYQIGIDEVKEIPNKYAKTFYSGNCYAVHYEVACSTENANGSLPNSIRNVVYLWCGLNAPPQHRTIGEGFLNDLCDHLKKNVVQIRITEGMEPPHFLQIFKGALIVLNAQDSSLEQGGGVVNIRKYPTSFVLKVVGNTTYTCKAVQVSSKTLYYPEDCYILKAPDNEVWIWCGQYSTGDSREMAKSIASQLGEYNLVMEGNETDEFFNSVGEKFLKQLKKTTAAGNIIMPVVQMNVAQTWDHSVIGLYRCQLHVEGKPTLRQIFGFTQQDLRPDSIFLLDAGNIVYVWVGDQTLPEERIQCWDLAKQLIASHPVQRDTAMPIATVRQGEEPITFVGFFDSWDKKYYETCVLYENLRTAIEYPNGVGIPGAPIPVPRSSVRSDDGSSDDFDRYQKYPLDMLRGDPANLPASINPTRKEIHLTHDDFVTVFSMTYHEFEELPKWKQVELKKQKKLF, encoded by the exons ATGTATCACGAACCGAAAATGATAAACAGCTCTACATTCCAG GATCAGAAGCGTCCGGTGTACGAGGACATCAAAATTGATACCGCGTTCCGGAAGATAAGTCCACGCTCGATCGGGTTTCACATCTGGCGCATCCAGAACGATCATGTAGAAACTCTGCCGAAGGATCAGTATGGGACGTTCTTCGACGAGTGTACGTACATCATCTATGCCGCTTCACTAACAGGAACTGCGTGCGATAAGAGCACAATC AGTCGTGAAATCAAAACACCTGGCGCAGCAATCGAACGCAACATTCACTTCTGGCTCGGTACCAACATTACCTCGGAACGATCCAAATCTGCGGCGTACAAGATCATAGAGCTTGATCTGCATCTCGATCACAAAACTACTCAGTTTCGCGAATCACAAGGCCACGAGGGGATACGCTTTCTGTCGTACTTCAAGGACGATGGCATCCT TGTACATTCCGGAACCGATGCATCCTCAACACCAACCGAACCACGCCTGTATCAAATCTCCGGCACAGCACCACAGCGCTGCATCCAGCAGAAAACGATCAGCTGGCAATGTTTCAACAGTGGTCAGATTATGATCCTCCAGACCGCAGCCATTGTGTTCGTGTGGATCGGTCGCTCCACTGGCTCGGTGGAACGGATCTTTGGCATCAGGATGGGAGAACGATTGCAAAAGTTGCACACGATTGCCGAGCTTGCCATCGTTGACGATGGTTACGAACAGTCGATGAGTATCGGCCGAAAGGATGTTTGGAATGGATATCTAAATCTGGCCAAACGTTTCGTAAAGCCGATACCGCTTACACCGACCGTTGCCGATGCGCTGCTAAAGCTTTACCAGTGTGACACCGTCAATGGAGTGTTTCGTGTGGAGTTAGTTAAAACGGGCACACTGGAGCAAAGCGATCTGTACGGTAGGGATAGTATCTACATCGTAGATTACTTCCCCAGCGCGATCTGGATCTGGATCGGACGTAGTTCGCACAAGCAAAACCGTGCTGAAGCGATGCGTCACGTACGTGGCTATGTGATCAAGAAGGGTTACCCATCCAGCACACCGGTAGCGCGCGTGATCGATGGGCTGGAACCGGCCGAGTTCATTAGTCTGTTTCCTACCTGGCTCAGTGCGGATATTAACGGAAACACGGTGAAAGGTTTGTCGGAAAAGTTTGATGCACTTACGCTAATACAGCGTCCCCGGATGGCGGCAAAGATACAGCTGATGGATGATGGGTCCGGTGATATGACCGTGTACCAGATTGGAATTGATGAGGTAAAAGAGATTCCGAACAAGTACGCCAAAACGTTCTACTCGGGAAATTGTTACGCCGTCCATTATGAGGTCGCATGCAGTACGGAGAATGCAAACGGTTCACTGCCAAATTCGATCCGTAATGTGGTTTATTTATGGTGTGGATTGAACGCTCCTCCACAGCATCGTACCATCGGGGAAGGCTTTCTGAATGATTTGTGCGATCATTTGAAAAAGAACGTTGTGCAGATCCGCATAACGGAGGGTATGGAACCGCCTCACTTTTTGCAGATTTTTAAAGGTGCTCTGATTGTGCTAAATGCCCAAGATTCAAGTCTCGAGCAGGGTGGAGGCGTTGTGAATATCCGCAAGTACCCGACAAGCTTCGTGCTGAAGGTGGTAGGCAATACGACGTACACGTGCAAAGCGGTACAGGTTTCCAGCAAGACACTGTACTATCCGGAAGATTGCTACATCCTTAAAGCGCCCGATAATGAAGTTTGGATCTGGTGCGGTCAGTACTCGACGGGAGATTCGCGTGAAATGGCTAAATCGATCGCTTCCCAGCTTGGCGAGTACAATCTCGTAATGGAGGGTAACGAAACGGACGAGTTCTTCAACTCGGTCGGTGAGAAGTTCCTGAAGCAGCTGAAGAAAACGACCGCGGCCGGTAACATTATAATGCCGGTGGTACAGATGAATGTGGCCCAAACGTGGGATCATTCGGTCATTGGGCTGTATCGCTGTCAGCTGCACGTGGAAGGAAAACCAACGTTGAGACAAATCTTTGGCTTTACACAGCAAGATCTAAGGCCAGACAGTATCTTTCTGCTCGATGCCGGTAACATCGTCTACGTGTGGGTTGGAGATCAAACGCTACCCGAAGAGCGTATCCAGTGTTGGGATCTGGCTAAGCAACTTATTGCCTCGCATCCGGTACAGCGAGATACGGCCATGCCGATTGCAACGGTTCGCCAGGGTGAGGAACCGATTACGTTCGTTGGATTCTTTGATAGCTGGGACAAGAAGTATTACGAG ACATGTGTCCTGTATGAAAATCTTCGTACCGCGATCGAATATCCCAATGGTGTCGGTATTCCCGGTGCACCCATACCCGTACCCCGTTCATCCGTCCGAAGCGACGATGGAAGTAGTGATGATTTCGATCGATACCAAAAGTACCCGCTCGATATGCTGCGAGGTGATCCGGCAAACTTACCAGCCAGTATCAATCCGACGCGCAAAGAGATTCATCTGACGCACGACGACTTTGTGACGGTGTTCAGCATGACGTACCACGAGTTTGAGGAGCTGCCCAAGTGGAAGCAGGTCGAgctgaagaagcagaagaaattgttttaa